One genomic window of Magnolia sinica isolate HGM2019 chromosome 3, MsV1, whole genome shotgun sequence includes the following:
- the LOC131240534 gene encoding cytochrome c1-2, heme protein, mitochondrial: protein MASGRAISQRLWRRFQSRSTTAAPVVSSFLSKQDQDGFGSAGMKSLRALALLGAGVSGLLSFASIASADEAEHGLACPNYPWPHSGILSSYDHASIRRGHQVYQQVCASCHSMSLISYRDLVGVAYTEEETKAMAAEIEVVDGPNDEGEMFTRPGKLSDRFPQPYSNEQAARFANGGAYPPDLSLITKARHNGQNYVFALLTGYRDPPAGVSIREGLHYNPYFPGGAIAMPKMLIDGAVEYEDGTPATEAQMGKDVVAFLSWAAEPEMEERKLMGFKWIFVLSLALLQAAYYRRLRWSVLKSRKLVLDVVN from the exons ATGGCTTCCGGAAGAGCTATTAGTCAGCGTCTGTGGAGAAGATTTCAGTCACGATCTACTACT GCAGCTCCTGTAGTGTCATCATTTCTGTCGAAGCAGGATCAAGATGGTTTTGGCTCTGCTGGCATGAAATCCCTAAGAGCGTTGGCACTCCTTGGAGCAGGTGTTTCTGGTCTTCTGAGTTTTGCCAGCATAGCATCTGCTGATGAAGCAGAGCATGGCTTAGCTTGTCCAAACTATCCTTGGCCCCACAGCGGCATTCTCAGTTCCTATGACCACGCATC GATTCGGCGCGGTCACCAAGTTTACCAACAAGTTTGTGCATCTTGTCACTCGATGTCTCTGATTTCATATCGAGATCTTGTTGGTGTGGCATATACGGAGGAGGAGACAAAGGCTATGGCAGCTGAGATTGAAGTGGTTGACGGGCCTAATGATGAAGGTGAGATGTTTACCCGTCCTGGTAAGTTAAGTGATCGTTTCCCTCAGCCCTATTCGAACGAACAGGCAGCAAGGTTTGCTAATGGAGGGGCATATCCTCCTGATCTAAGCCTCATTACAAAG GCCCGACACAATGGTCAGAACTATGTGTTCGCTCTCCTCACTGGCTACCGTGATCCTCCTGCTGGTGTTTCG ATTCGAGAAGGGTTGCATTACAACCCCTACTTTCCTGGCGGTGCAATAGCAATGCCCAAAATGCTTATTGATGGTGCTGTTGAGTATGAAGATGGTACTCCTGCAACTGAAGCCCAG ATGGGCAAAGATGTGGTGGCATTTTTGTCATGGGCAGCAGAACCAGAGATGGAAGAGAGGAAACTG ATGGGTTTCAAATGGATATTTGTTCTGTCACTTGCTCTTCTCCAAGCTGCATATTACCGGCGCTTGAGGTGGTCTGTTCTCAAGTCACGGAAACTGGTTCTTGATGTTGTCAACTAG
- the LOC131240535 gene encoding peroxisome biogenesis protein 12 isoform X1 yields MLFQVGGQGTRPTFFEMAAAQQLPASLRAALTYSIGVLALRRPFLHKVLDYDDEFFALLMMVLETHSLRTTDASFSESLYGLRRRAVKISLGKDIPNADSGDRLRHSGLGRRQKVLSVVFLVVLPYFKSKLHSIYNKEREAMLQASLWGHGDRTFDDNNYFVNGEEISPVPMEALGAEVSRATRIRKRIEAIIGACYPWIHATNEGLSFAYQLLYLLDATGFYTPGLHVLGVHVCRATGQELMDTSSRISRIRSRERERLRGPPWLKALQRVLLSCVYTTLDYAQTGLIAAVFFFKMMEWWYQSAEERMSAPTVYPPPPPPPPPKVAKEGIPLPPDRTVCPLCSQKRANPSVVAVSGFVFCYTCIFKYVSQYKRCPVTLMPATVDQIRRLFHDV; encoded by the exons atgtTGTTTCAGGTAGGAGGACAAGGGACGCGCCCGACGTTCTTCGAGATGGCGGCCGCGCAACAGCTCCCCGCCAGCCTCCGGGCCGCGCTAACCTACTCCATCGGT GTACTTGCTTTAAGAAGACCATTTCTGCACAAGGTGTTGGATTATGATGATGAGTTCTTTGCCCTTCTCATGATGGTGCTTGAAACTCACAGCCTACGAACTACAg ATGCTTCTTTTTCTGAGTCTTTATATGGATTGCGAAGGAGGGCAGTGAAGATTTCACTTGGCAAAGATATTCCTAATGCCGACTCAGGTGATAGGCTTCGTCATTCTGGATTAGGAAGGCGTCAAAAAGTTCTCTCAGTTGTATTTCTG GTCGTTCTGCCATATTTCAAGTCAAAGTTGCATTCCATCTATAACAAAGAAAGGGAAGCGATGCTTCAAGCAAGTTTATGGGGACATGGTGATAGAACATTTGATGACAATAACTACTTTGTAAATGGGGAAGAAATTTCTCCTGTTCCAATGGAAGCTTTGGGTGCAGAAGTATCACGTGCAACACGTATCAGAAAGAGGATTGAGGCAATTATCGGTGCTTGCTACCCATGGATACATGCAACCAATGAAG GATTATCGTTTGCTTATCAACTCTTATATTTGTTAGATGCCACTGGGTTCTATACTCCAGGACTACATGTGCTTGGGGTTCATGTCTGTCGTGCTACAGGACAGGAGCTG ATGGATACTTCTTCTAGAATTTCAAGGATTAGAAGCCGTGAGCGTGAGAGACTTCGTGGTCCTCCTTGGTTGAAG GCATTGCAGAGAGTGCTGCTCAGCTGTGTATACACCACTTTGGATTATGCTCAGACTGGACTAATTGCTGCAGTTTTCTTTTTCAAA ATGATGGAGTGGTGGTATCAGTCTGCTGAAGAGAGAATGTCAGCTCCAACTGTGTATCCCCCGCCTCCTCCCCCTCCACCTCCAAAG GTTGCTAAAGAGGGGATTCCACTACCACCTGACAGAACAGTGTGCCCTCTGTGCTCACAAAAGCGTGCAAATCCATCTGTGGTTGCAGTCTCGGGATTTGTCTTCTGCTATACCTGCATTTTCAAGTATGTTTCACAG TATAAACGCTGCCCTGTTACGTTGATGCCTGCGACTGTTGACCAGATACGGAGGCTCTTTCATGATGTTTAA
- the LOC131240535 gene encoding peroxisome biogenesis protein 12 isoform X2 produces the protein MLFQVGGQGTRPTFFEMAAAQQLPASLRAALTYSIGVLALRRPFLHKVLDYDDEFFALLMMVLETHSLRTTDASFSESLYGLRRRAVKISLGKDIPNADSGDRLRHSGLGRRQKVLSVVFLVVLPYFKSKLHSIYNKEREAMLQASLWGHGDRTFDDNNYFVNGEEISPVPMEALGAEVSRATRIRKRIEAIIGACYPWIHATNEGLSFAYQLLYLLDATGFYTPGLHVLGVHVCRATGQELMDTSSRISRIRSRERERLRGPPWLKALQRVLLSCVYTTLDYAQTGLIAAVFFFKVAKEGIPLPPDRTVCPLCSQKRANPSVVAVSGFVFCYTCIFKYVSQYKRCPVTLMPATVDQIRRLFHDV, from the exons atgtTGTTTCAGGTAGGAGGACAAGGGACGCGCCCGACGTTCTTCGAGATGGCGGCCGCGCAACAGCTCCCCGCCAGCCTCCGGGCCGCGCTAACCTACTCCATCGGT GTACTTGCTTTAAGAAGACCATTTCTGCACAAGGTGTTGGATTATGATGATGAGTTCTTTGCCCTTCTCATGATGGTGCTTGAAACTCACAGCCTACGAACTACAg ATGCTTCTTTTTCTGAGTCTTTATATGGATTGCGAAGGAGGGCAGTGAAGATTTCACTTGGCAAAGATATTCCTAATGCCGACTCAGGTGATAGGCTTCGTCATTCTGGATTAGGAAGGCGTCAAAAAGTTCTCTCAGTTGTATTTCTG GTCGTTCTGCCATATTTCAAGTCAAAGTTGCATTCCATCTATAACAAAGAAAGGGAAGCGATGCTTCAAGCAAGTTTATGGGGACATGGTGATAGAACATTTGATGACAATAACTACTTTGTAAATGGGGAAGAAATTTCTCCTGTTCCAATGGAAGCTTTGGGTGCAGAAGTATCACGTGCAACACGTATCAGAAAGAGGATTGAGGCAATTATCGGTGCTTGCTACCCATGGATACATGCAACCAATGAAG GATTATCGTTTGCTTATCAACTCTTATATTTGTTAGATGCCACTGGGTTCTATACTCCAGGACTACATGTGCTTGGGGTTCATGTCTGTCGTGCTACAGGACAGGAGCTG ATGGATACTTCTTCTAGAATTTCAAGGATTAGAAGCCGTGAGCGTGAGAGACTTCGTGGTCCTCCTTGGTTGAAG GCATTGCAGAGAGTGCTGCTCAGCTGTGTATACACCACTTTGGATTATGCTCAGACTGGACTAATTGCTGCAGTTTTCTTTTTCAAA GTTGCTAAAGAGGGGATTCCACTACCACCTGACAGAACAGTGTGCCCTCTGTGCTCACAAAAGCGTGCAAATCCATCTGTGGTTGCAGTCTCGGGATTTGTCTTCTGCTATACCTGCATTTTCAAGTATGTTTCACAG TATAAACGCTGCCCTGTTACGTTGATGCCTGCGACTGTTGACCAGATACGGAGGCTCTTTCATGATGTTTAA